From Mycolicibacterium cosmeticum, a single genomic window includes:
- a CDS encoding heavy-metal-associated domain-containing protein, which produces MVTSEYHITGMSCGHCEASVRTEVGRIAGVQSVEISAETGKLSVSARAEIDDAEILAAVDEAGYSAVRVP; this is translated from the coding sequence ATGGTCACGAGCGAATACCACATCACCGGAATGTCATGCGGTCATTGCGAAGCATCCGTCCGCACCGAGGTCGGCCGGATCGCCGGCGTGCAGAGTGTCGAGATCAGCGCCGAGACGGGCAAGCTGAGCGTGTCCGCCCGCGCCGAGATCGACGACGCGGAGATCCTGGCGGCGGTGGACGAGGCCGGCTATTCGGCCGTGCGGGTGCCATGA
- a CDS encoding TspO/MBR family protein, producing the protein MALATKLASAAAVTATAVVGGLASRPAQSSWYENLRKPPYQPPRQVFPIVWPILYTDIALVSSATLDELQARGETAKRTSYIVALVVNLVLNAGWSWIFFGRRKLGAAALGAAALTVSSADLTRRAVEVNGTKAAPLALYPAWCAFATALSTPIWWRNRTR; encoded by the coding sequence ATGGCCCTCGCAACCAAACTCGCATCCGCAGCCGCCGTCACCGCCACCGCCGTGGTCGGCGGTCTGGCCAGCCGGCCGGCGCAGTCGTCGTGGTACGAGAATCTGCGCAAGCCGCCGTATCAGCCTCCGCGCCAAGTGTTCCCGATCGTCTGGCCCATCCTGTACACCGATATCGCGCTGGTGTCCTCGGCGACGCTCGACGAACTGCAGGCGCGCGGGGAGACGGCCAAACGCACGTCCTACATCGTCGCCCTGGTCGTCAACCTGGTGCTCAACGCCGGCTGGTCGTGGATCTTCTTCGGCCGGCGCAAACTCGGTGCCGCCGCCCTGGGCGCCGCCGCGCTGACCGTCAGCAGCGCCGACCTGACCCGGCGCGCCGTCGAGGTCAACGGCACCAAGGCGGCCCCGCTGGCGCTCTACCCGGCGTGGTGCGCGTTCGCCACAGCCCTGTCCACGCCGATCTGGTGGCGCAACCGCACGCGCTGA
- a CDS encoding NYN domain-containing protein produces the protein MTDATATRVAVYLDFDNIVISRYDQVNGRNSFQRDKAKGLQPDPLARATVDVGAVLDFASSFGTLVLTRAYADWSADVNAGYRQQLVGRAVDLVQLFPAAAYGKNGADIRLAVDAVEDMFRLPDLTHVVIVAGDSDYIPLAQRCKRLGRYVVGIGVAGSSSRALAAACDEFVVYDALPGVPAFEPTPAAEPKSSVRRTKKSEPEEPAAPDPQAAATALLTRALQIGLERDDVDWLHNSAVKAQMKRMDPSFSEKSLGFRSFSDFLRSRSDTVELDESSTTRMVRLRA, from the coding sequence ATGACAGACGCCACCGCTACCCGCGTCGCGGTCTACCTCGACTTCGACAACATCGTCATCTCCAGATACGACCAGGTCAACGGGCGCAATTCATTTCAGCGCGACAAGGCCAAAGGCCTGCAACCGGATCCGCTGGCCCGAGCCACCGTCGACGTCGGGGCCGTACTGGACTTCGCCTCGTCGTTCGGCACCCTGGTGCTCACCCGCGCCTATGCCGACTGGTCGGCCGACGTCAACGCCGGGTACCGCCAGCAGCTGGTCGGGCGGGCGGTCGACCTGGTCCAGCTGTTCCCCGCGGCCGCCTACGGCAAGAACGGTGCCGACATCCGGCTGGCCGTCGACGCCGTCGAGGACATGTTCCGGCTGCCCGACCTGACCCACGTGGTGATCGTCGCAGGCGACTCGGATTACATCCCGCTGGCCCAGCGCTGCAAACGGCTGGGCCGCTACGTCGTCGGCATCGGCGTGGCCGGGTCCTCGAGCCGCGCATTGGCCGCCGCCTGCGACGAGTTCGTGGTCTACGACGCGCTGCCCGGGGTGCCGGCGTTCGAGCCGACGCCGGCCGCCGAGCCGAAGAGCTCCGTCCGCCGTACCAAGAAATCCGAGCCGGAGGAACCAGCGGCCCCGGATCCACAAGCTGCCGCGACCGCGTTACTCACCCGGGCCCTGCAGATCGGCCTGGAGAGGGACGACGTCGATTGGCTGCACAACTCCGCGGTGAAAGCACAGATGAAGCGGATGGATCCGTCTTTCAGCGAAAAGTCTTTGGGTTTCCGCTCTTTCAGCGATTTTCTGCGATCACGGTCGGACACCGTCGAACTGGATGAGAGCTCCACCACCCGAATGGTGCGGCTCAGGGCCTGA
- a CDS encoding PE-PPE domain-containing protein produces MTARHRVRKNNRAIGILVVPAAAALLVTAAVDQPVVQQMPYAVHQPHRAVSADAVDLAALALFAVPGAGVNFPPGALAEQDGGVWQRIQDVTLLTDRTRYPGDVTAASLDSGASWLTELLLARDPSTTVSGIDTGSFGGRVAAEALNRVAATGYDMSSVFAVFYGDSNTPGTGLFDRYRSQDSTFGSDIPGGAVPLPDGTYLRVNREYDPIAYFPRYLWNPVSWLQIAAGFLFEHSRLDSFDFDDPRNVTTVEGNVVTVRVNSPVMPLLMPLKLLGVPTRIIQALQDIMQPIVESTGMYESGKVGFLPTPQKTIQYLSAIAAGFARAGQRLAGIDPPDPGPSTPPYTTAPTTTSEIIDAMEARDRELNGSPTPTARLAAAQTSAPQPAAGTVTADSVTADQPQPPSTDDKPDDKPVDPTATSPAAAASTTADTDTDTDTKPPVHPRKTATARKPAGDAPKEVSTTAPVASPTASDTATPAAGDGDKAGADTGDSGAGDQSAK; encoded by the coding sequence GTGACGGCACGTCACCGGGTCAGGAAGAACAACCGCGCGATCGGGATTCTGGTTGTCCCCGCGGCGGCCGCACTGCTCGTGACGGCGGCGGTCGATCAGCCGGTGGTCCAGCAGATGCCGTATGCGGTTCATCAACCGCACCGAGCGGTCTCGGCCGACGCTGTCGACCTGGCCGCACTGGCCCTGTTCGCGGTGCCGGGTGCCGGGGTCAACTTCCCGCCGGGGGCGCTGGCCGAGCAGGACGGCGGCGTCTGGCAACGCATCCAAGACGTCACCCTGCTCACCGATCGGACTCGTTATCCGGGCGACGTCACCGCGGCGTCACTGGACTCCGGTGCCAGCTGGCTCACCGAACTGCTCCTGGCTCGAGACCCTTCGACCACGGTCAGCGGGATCGACACCGGCTCATTCGGCGGGCGGGTGGCCGCCGAGGCGCTGAACCGCGTGGCGGCCACCGGTTACGACATGTCGAGCGTTTTTGCGGTGTTCTACGGTGATTCGAACACCCCGGGCACCGGACTCTTCGACCGGTACCGCTCGCAGGACTCGACATTCGGATCCGACATCCCCGGCGGTGCCGTGCCCCTGCCCGACGGAACGTACCTGCGGGTCAACCGCGAATACGATCCGATCGCGTATTTTCCGAGGTACCTGTGGAACCCGGTGAGCTGGCTGCAGATCGCGGCCGGATTCCTGTTCGAACACTCGCGGCTGGACAGCTTCGACTTCGACGATCCGCGCAACGTCACCACCGTCGAGGGCAACGTCGTCACCGTCCGGGTGAACAGCCCGGTGATGCCGCTGCTCATGCCGCTCAAACTGCTCGGCGTGCCGACCAGGATCATCCAGGCGCTGCAGGACATCATGCAGCCGATCGTCGAGAGCACCGGCATGTACGAGAGCGGAAAGGTGGGCTTCCTGCCCACCCCGCAGAAGACGATCCAGTACCTCAGCGCGATCGCCGCCGGGTTCGCGCGGGCGGGCCAGCGCCTGGCCGGGATCGATCCTCCGGACCCTGGGCCGAGCACACCGCCCTACACGACGGCGCCCACGACGACCTCGGAAATCATCGACGCCATGGAGGCCCGGGACCGGGAACTCAATGGGAGCCCGACCCCGACCGCACGGCTTGCCGCCGCGCAAACGAGCGCCCCGCAGCCCGCGGCCGGCACCGTCACCGCCGATTCCGTCACGGCGGATCAGCCGCAGCCGCCTTCGACCGACGACAAGCCGGACGACAAGCCCGTCGATCCCACGGCCACCTCGCCTGCGGCCGCGGCGTCGACGACCGCCGATACCGACACCGACACCGACACCAAGCCGCCGGTGCACCCGCGGAAGACGGCGACGGCGCGCAAACCAGCCGGCGATGCGCCCAAGGAGGTGTCCACCACCGCGCCGGTGGCGTCACCCACCGCGTCCGACACGGCAACCCCGGCGGCCGGCGACGGCGATAAGGCCGGTGCTGACACCGGCGACAGCGGCGCCGGCGATCAGTCGGCGAAATGA
- a CDS encoding DUF7937 domain-containing protein: protein MSDRTGYIPRRTNRVRDGAAVALLILALLLPWNLRFGLGIPGSGGSLFVILVIATALAVGAAAVPHVRPLTDIRRATRVRVLLCAPYLLVVVVFVGYHLAQTVQHGGTGAVPPGVGPGMLLGVAGALMAAQPPITSITIEDNGFRRWYAIARVIGFVSIGLATLSVAFNLYWRLRYLFVTEGAFGGHDIAVVVSTLLYGVEALIALVIASRWLTERTAAARLATTALGAAGAVAATLTWISGIGRDIDAFHGIAQNTSTAAIGYEGYLAWAAVAGIVAPTTLYAVFLIKPPTIGAYRGAAQKCLMLIAFWAFASAALRVVDYLIALSLDLPRALYDSVAMTAFNLITAVIAPWLHRNVSSAVVAAAFGGVLFVFSIANVAIGVALAPRYATPAPDAVYGNNLAQQITSTFDVTVAVLSLIVLAVLLFTGPLAGLVIRRRTRPAPDPVVEPQQATVPRIVRRQDDRTTVLEAPATTALEAPATTALEAPTQALRIQRKPTRGQ, encoded by the coding sequence GTGAGCGATCGCACCGGTTACATTCCCCGCCGCACCAACCGGGTGCGCGACGGTGCCGCCGTCGCCCTGCTGATCCTGGCGCTGCTGCTGCCGTGGAATCTGCGGTTCGGGCTCGGCATCCCCGGCAGTGGCGGATCGTTGTTCGTCATCCTGGTCATCGCGACGGCGTTGGCCGTCGGTGCCGCCGCGGTGCCGCATGTCCGCCCGCTCACCGATATCCGGCGCGCCACCCGGGTCCGGGTGCTGTTGTGCGCCCCCTACCTGCTCGTGGTCGTGGTCTTCGTCGGCTATCACCTGGCGCAGACCGTGCAGCACGGCGGCACCGGGGCGGTGCCACCCGGCGTCGGGCCGGGCATGCTGCTCGGAGTGGCCGGGGCGCTGATGGCGGCGCAGCCGCCGATCACCTCGATCACCATCGAGGACAACGGTTTTCGGCGCTGGTATGCGATCGCGCGGGTCATCGGCTTCGTCTCGATCGGGCTGGCGACGCTGTCGGTGGCCTTCAACCTGTATTGGCGGCTGCGGTACCTGTTCGTCACCGAAGGCGCCTTCGGCGGGCATGACATCGCCGTCGTCGTCTCCACCCTGCTGTACGGCGTCGAGGCGTTGATCGCGCTGGTCATCGCCTCACGCTGGTTGACCGAGCGGACCGCGGCCGCGCGCCTGGCGACCACGGCGTTGGGCGCGGCGGGCGCGGTCGCGGCGACGCTGACGTGGATCAGCGGTATCGGTCGCGATATCGATGCGTTCCACGGCATCGCCCAGAACACCTCGACCGCGGCCATCGGCTATGAGGGTTACCTCGCCTGGGCCGCGGTGGCCGGAATCGTCGCGCCGACAACCTTGTACGCCGTCTTCCTGATCAAACCGCCGACCATCGGCGCCTACCGTGGTGCCGCACAGAAATGCCTGATGCTCATCGCGTTCTGGGCGTTCGCATCCGCCGCCCTGCGCGTGGTCGACTACCTGATCGCGCTGTCCTTGGACCTGCCCCGGGCGCTGTACGACAGCGTCGCGATGACGGCGTTCAACCTGATCACGGCGGTCATCGCACCGTGGCTGCACCGCAACGTGAGCAGTGCGGTGGTGGCCGCCGCGTTCGGTGGCGTGCTGTTCGTCTTCAGCATCGCCAATGTGGCGATCGGGGTGGCGCTGGCGCCGCGGTATGCCACGCCGGCGCCCGACGCCGTCTACGGCAACAACCTGGCCCAGCAGATCACCAGCACCTTCGACGTGACCGTCGCCGTGCTGAGCCTGATCGTGCTGGCTGTCCTGCTGTTCACCGGCCCGTTGGCGGGGCTGGTGATCCGGCGGCGTACCCGACCGGCGCCGGATCCCGTCGTCGAGCCGCAGCAGGCCACCGTGCCGAGGATCGTGCGGCGTCAGGATGACCGGACGACGGTGCTGGAAGCGCCGGCCACCACTGCGCTGGAAGCGCCGGCTACCACCGCGCTGGAGGCGCCGACCCAGGCGCTGCGCATCCAGCGCAAGCCCACCCGCGGGCAGTGA
- a CDS encoding cutinase family protein: MSTSLPARIAKSTAFTTLALAAIVVGLFAGPAATASAADDSCAAVEVVFARGTFEGPGVGATGQAFVDALNARLPGKTVDVYGVDYPASLDFGRAVDGVADAANRIQTIAAQCPSTKIVLGGYSQGAAVAGYTTSSTVPAGVALPAGLSGPMPASVASHVAAVALFGTPDNWFLSLADRSAPPITVGDLYAGKTIQLCATGDPVCYPGGLDRSAHSSYKFNGMADQAADFVVGRLGVPAAPAATVVQAAAEVQPGN; encoded by the coding sequence ATGAGCACATCTCTTCCAGCCCGCATCGCGAAATCCACGGCATTCACCACCCTGGCCTTGGCCGCCATCGTGGTGGGCCTGTTCGCCGGCCCCGCCGCCACCGCGAGCGCCGCCGACGACTCCTGCGCCGCCGTCGAGGTGGTGTTCGCTCGTGGCACGTTCGAAGGGCCGGGCGTGGGCGCCACGGGCCAGGCCTTCGTCGACGCCCTGAACGCCCGGCTGCCGGGGAAGACGGTCGACGTGTACGGGGTGGACTACCCGGCATCGCTGGACTTCGGGCGCGCGGTCGACGGTGTCGCCGATGCCGCCAACCGGATCCAGACGATCGCGGCCCAGTGCCCGTCGACCAAGATCGTGCTGGGCGGCTACTCGCAGGGTGCGGCCGTCGCCGGCTACACCACCAGCAGCACGGTGCCCGCCGGGGTGGCGCTGCCCGCCGGGTTGTCCGGACCGATGCCGGCCTCGGTGGCCTCTCACGTCGCGGCGGTGGCCCTGTTCGGTACTCCGGACAACTGGTTCCTGAGCCTGGCCGACCGCAGCGCTCCCCCGATCACCGTCGGTGATCTGTACGCCGGCAAGACCATCCAGCTGTGCGCCACCGGCGACCCGGTCTGCTACCCCGGTGGCTTGGACCGCTCCGCGCACAGCTCGTACAAGTTCAACGGGATGGCCGATCAGGCAGCCGATTTCGTGGTCGGCCGGCTGGGTGTGCCCGCCGCCCCGGCCGCGACCGTGGTGCAGGCCGCCGCCGAGGTCCAGCCCGGCAACTGA
- the stpK7 gene encoding serine/threonine protein kinase StpK7: protein MDATPFGHYQLQELIGRGGMGEVYQAYDTRTKRVVALKVLPPNLALDATFQARFRQESQAAAGVNDPHVVPIHGFGEIDGRLYLDMRLIEGRTLGAILADADTPLEPEFAVKVVEQVASALDAAHKQDLIHRDVKPSNILITKQDFAYLIDFGLARVAGEVGMTTAGSTLGTLAYMAPERFDGGQADPRADIYALTCVLYECLTGTRPYPADSLEQQIAGHMVAPPPKPSAVDPRLQPFDEVIAKGMAKKPGKRYQTGAELAAAARRAVHTPVRVTGSGRHSVPRGGGAGRRVPQRALLAAGVLVLVGASAVAAWKWWDPGKAVVADGPPGSVAAIAATVPADIRDTGKLVIGVNVPYAPNEFKNSAGEIVGFDVDLMNAVARTLGLTPEYRETEFDQIIPSVQSGAFDVGMSSVTDTRERQKLVDFVTYFEAGTLWAQRAGATVRPDSACGLRIGVAASVIQETVEIPAKSDECVAAGLAPIEKVVYNRQDDVTAALIAGDIVAMSADSPVTGFAIKLSGGALVPAGDVFDAAPYGWPVAKGSPLAQSLLQALAHLISTGEYKTIATMWGVEKGMVAEPVLNGASR, encoded by the coding sequence GTGGACGCGACACCTTTCGGGCACTATCAGCTTCAGGAGCTGATCGGCCGCGGCGGGATGGGCGAGGTCTACCAGGCCTACGACACCCGGACCAAACGGGTGGTCGCGCTCAAGGTGTTGCCACCCAACCTGGCGCTGGACGCCACCTTCCAGGCCCGGTTCCGGCAGGAATCGCAGGCCGCGGCGGGGGTGAACGATCCGCACGTGGTGCCGATCCACGGGTTCGGTGAGATCGACGGGCGGCTCTACCTGGACATGCGGCTGATCGAGGGACGCACCCTCGGCGCCATCCTGGCCGATGCCGACACACCGCTGGAGCCGGAGTTCGCGGTGAAGGTGGTCGAGCAGGTGGCCTCGGCGTTGGATGCCGCGCACAAACAGGACCTGATCCACCGCGACGTCAAGCCGTCCAACATCCTCATCACCAAGCAGGACTTCGCGTATCTGATCGACTTCGGTCTGGCCCGGGTGGCCGGTGAGGTCGGGATGACGACGGCGGGCAGCACGCTGGGCACGCTGGCCTATATGGCGCCCGAACGGTTCGACGGTGGCCAGGCCGACCCGCGGGCCGACATCTACGCGCTGACGTGCGTTCTCTACGAGTGCCTCACCGGGACGCGGCCGTATCCGGCCGACAGCCTGGAGCAGCAGATCGCCGGGCACATGGTCGCCCCGCCGCCGAAACCGTCGGCGGTCGATCCCCGGCTGCAGCCCTTCGACGAGGTGATCGCCAAAGGCATGGCGAAGAAGCCGGGTAAGCGCTACCAGACCGGCGCCGAGTTGGCGGCGGCTGCCCGCCGGGCGGTGCACACCCCGGTGCGGGTGACCGGTTCGGGGCGCCATTCGGTGCCGCGCGGTGGCGGCGCCGGTCGCCGGGTGCCGCAGCGCGCGTTGCTGGCTGCCGGGGTGCTGGTGTTGGTGGGCGCCAGCGCCGTGGCCGCGTGGAAATGGTGGGACCCGGGCAAGGCGGTGGTTGCCGACGGGCCGCCCGGGTCGGTCGCCGCGATCGCCGCCACCGTGCCCGCCGACATCCGCGACACCGGCAAACTGGTGATCGGCGTGAATGTCCCGTACGCGCCCAACGAGTTCAAGAACTCGGCCGGTGAGATCGTCGGCTTCGACGTCGACCTGATGAATGCGGTGGCGCGCACCCTCGGTCTGACACCCGAATACCGCGAGACCGAATTCGACCAGATCATCCCGTCGGTTCAGAGCGGCGCCTTCGACGTCGGGATGTCCTCGGTCACCGACACGCGGGAGCGCCAGAAGCTGGTCGACTTCGTGACCTATTTCGAGGCGGGCACGCTGTGGGCCCAGCGCGCCGGTGCGACGGTCCGCCCGGATTCGGCGTGCGGGTTGCGAATCGGTGTGGCGGCCAGCGTGATCCAGGAGACCGTCGAGATTCCGGCCAAGAGTGACGAATGCGTCGCGGCGGGTCTGGCGCCGATCGAGAAGGTGGTCTACAACCGGCAGGACGACGTGACGGCGGCGCTGATCGCCGGCGATATCGTTGCGATGTCCGCGGATTCGCCGGTGACGGGTTTCGCCATCAAGCTCAGTGGCGGGGCCCTGGTTCCCGCCGGTGATGTGTTCGACGCGGCGCCCTACGGCTGGCCGGTGGCCAAGGGCTCGCCCTTGGCGCAGTCGCTGCTGCAGGCGTTGGCACACCTGATTTCCACCGGCGAGTACAAGACCATCGCCACCATGTGGGGTGTGGAGAAGGGCATGGTCGCCGAACCGGTCCTGAACGGGGCTTCGCGGTAG
- a CDS encoding lysylphosphatidylglycerol synthase transmembrane domain-containing protein: MRVDGRDISVTGSLLQPLTRRTNDILRLVLAALFLATVITSSLITRNDWVALERSVSEIIGVLTPTQSNLVYLAYGVAILALPFVILVSLVLSRQVKLLGAYAAAGALAILSLSISGNGIAAPQWHFDLSDRLDTQLSQFLDDPRWIALLAAVLTVSGPWLSRRLRRWWWTLLLAFVPIHLVVSAVVPARSLLGLAVGWFVGALVVWVVGTPALEVPLDGAIRALDRRGFVATTLAVIHPPGPGPLVLAATSSDATAVAELYGPNQRSGGALRQLWIKFRLRDDETAPLQTSMRRAVEHRALMAIAIGDLGLANTSTVAMAALDRGWTLYARKPARGAALTADVATAGEVWSALRALHEHGISHGDLRAKEITVDDGAVRFGGFAYAEYGATEQQLQSDIAHLLVTTTALYGASTAVAAAIDAFGQDTVLTASRRLTKSAVPKRIREHVPDASDVIKAAREEVQEQTGAGQIRPETITRFTRVQVIQLVLLVALVYVAYPFISTVPTFFSELGSANWWWAMLGLMVSALTYVGAAAALWACADGLVSFRNLSIMQVANTFAATTTPAGVGGLALAARFLQKAGLTPLRATAAVALQQTVQVIVHVLLLILFTTIAGASANLSHFVPSATVLYLAAGVALGLIGMFLAVPKLRRWLASSLRPKLKEVTGDLIELSREPKRLGLIVLGAAGTTLGAALALWASVEAFGGDTSFVTVTVVTMVGGTLASAAPTPGGVGAVEAALIGGLAAFGVPAAIGVPSVLLYRVLTCWLPVFVGWPVMRWLTRNDMI, from the coding sequence GTGCGTGTCGACGGCCGGGACATCAGTGTCACCGGGAGCCTGCTGCAACCGTTGACCAGGCGCACCAACGACATCCTGCGGCTGGTGCTGGCCGCCCTGTTCCTGGCCACCGTCATCACCAGCTCGCTGATCACCCGCAATGACTGGGTGGCCCTGGAGCGGTCGGTGTCGGAGATCATCGGCGTGCTCACCCCGACCCAGTCCAACCTGGTCTACCTCGCCTACGGCGTGGCGATCCTGGCGCTGCCGTTCGTCATCCTGGTCAGCCTGGTGCTGTCCCGGCAGGTGAAACTGCTGGGCGCGTACGCCGCGGCGGGAGCGTTGGCCATACTCTCCCTGTCCATCTCCGGCAACGGCATCGCCGCCCCGCAGTGGCATTTCGACCTGTCCGACCGGCTGGACACCCAGCTGTCCCAGTTCCTCGACGACCCGCGCTGGATCGCGCTGCTGGCGGCGGTGCTCACGGTGTCCGGGCCGTGGCTGTCACGGCGGCTGCGGCGGTGGTGGTGGACGCTGCTGCTGGCGTTCGTGCCGATTCACCTGGTGGTCAGCGCGGTGGTGCCGGCCCGCTCGCTGCTCGGGCTGGCGGTCGGCTGGTTCGTCGGCGCCCTGGTGGTCTGGGTGGTCGGGACACCGGCCCTGGAAGTGCCGTTGGACGGCGCGATCCGGGCGCTGGACCGGCGCGGGTTCGTGGCGACGACGCTCGCCGTCATCCACCCGCCCGGCCCGGGCCCGCTGGTGCTGGCGGCCACCAGCTCCGATGCCACCGCGGTGGCCGAGCTGTACGGGCCGAATCAGCGCAGCGGTGGCGCCCTGCGCCAACTGTGGATCAAGTTCCGGCTGCGCGACGACGAGACCGCTCCGCTGCAGACCTCGATGCGGCGCGCCGTCGAGCACCGGGCGCTGATGGCCATCGCCATCGGCGACCTGGGCTTGGCGAACACCTCCACGGTGGCGATGGCCGCACTGGACCGCGGCTGGACGCTGTACGCCCGCAAACCCGCGCGCGGCGCCGCCCTGACCGCCGATGTCGCGACCGCCGGCGAGGTCTGGTCGGCCCTGCGCGCACTGCACGAACACGGCATCTCGCACGGCGATCTGCGGGCCAAGGAGATCACCGTCGACGACGGCGCGGTGCGCTTCGGCGGCTTCGCCTATGCCGAATACGGCGCCACCGAACAGCAGCTGCAGTCCGATATCGCGCACCTGCTGGTGACCACCACGGCGTTGTACGGCGCGTCGACCGCCGTCGCGGCCGCGATCGACGCCTTCGGGCAGGACACCGTGCTGACCGCCTCGCGCCGGCTCACCAAATCGGCGGTGCCCAAACGGATCCGCGAGCACGTGCCGGACGCCTCGGACGTGATCAAGGCGGCCCGCGAGGAGGTGCAGGAGCAGACCGGCGCCGGCCAGATCCGGCCCGAGACCATCACCCGCTTCACCCGCGTCCAGGTGATCCAACTGGTGCTGCTGGTGGCGCTGGTCTACGTCGCCTACCCCTTCATCAGCACGGTGCCGACCTTCTTCTCCGAGCTGGGGTCGGCCAACTGGTGGTGGGCGATGCTCGGGTTGATGGTGTCGGCGCTGACCTACGTCGGAGCCGCCGCGGCGCTGTGGGCCTGCGCCGACGGGCTGGTGAGTTTCCGCAACCTGTCGATCATGCAGGTGGCCAACACGTTCGCGGCCACCACCACCCCGGCCGGTGTCGGCGGCCTCGCGCTGGCGGCCCGCTTCCTGCAGAAGGCCGGGCTCACCCCGCTGCGCGCCACCGCGGCGGTGGCGCTGCAGCAGACCGTGCAGGTGATCGTGCACGTGTTGCTACTGATCCTGTTCACCACCATCGCCGGCGCGTCGGCGAACCTGTCGCACTTCGTGCCGAGCGCGACGGTGCTTTACCTGGCCGCCGGTGTGGCCCTCGGACTGATCGGGATGTTCCTGGCGGTGCCCAAGCTGCGCCGCTGGCTGGCGTCGTCGCTGCGGCCGAAACTCAAGGAGGTCACCGGCGACCTGATCGAGCTGTCCCGGGAACCCAAGCGGCTGGGCCTCATCGTGCTGGGCGCGGCCGGGACCACGCTCGGCGCCGCCCTGGCACTGTGGGCGAGCGTCGAAGCGTTCGGTGGTGACACGTCGTTCGTCACCGTCACGGTGGTCACCATGGTCGGCGGCACACTCGCGTCGGCGGCTCCCACCCCGGGCGGTGTCGGCGCCGTCGAGGCCGCCCTGATCGGTGGCCTGGCCGCCTTCGGGGTGCCCGCCGCGATCGGGGTGCCGTCGGTGCTGCTGTACCGCGTCCTGACGTGCTGGCTGCCGGTGTTCGTCGGCTGGCCGGTGATGCGGTGGCTGACGCGTAACGACATGATCTGA